CAAAAATACACTGCTTATCACTCTCGCATTAATCTTATTAAGCGGTACAATTTGTCATTTGATTGCTTATACCTTCTCACCAGAAATACTCACAGAACCGACAGTTACCGACAGCACGTTCTTTGAGAGCGCCATTCCTACGGAGACAGAAAGTGAAAATTTATGGGGATATTTTTCCTTATCACTAATTTTATTTGCCTTGCTAAACGGGTTTTATGAGGAAATCTTTTTCCTTGGACTTACTTTCTGCGTTGAGAAAAAATGGCTACCTTATGCGCTTATTTTCGCGCTTATCGTGCGCTTTGCTTTCCATACCTACCAAGGGCTATTTTCTGCCACCATTGTATCCATTTTCGGCGTGTTACTTACGCTATTACGTTTTAAAATCCGAAACTTAGTTCCTTTTATGTTGGCACATAGTTTTTTTGATGTTTTTGGTTTAGGTCTGCCATTATGGCTATTTGAATAGTGGTTATTTGAATAACAACTATTTGAAAACTGCGATTTTATACACCGCACTTTTCACCCATAAAAAAATCTGCACATCATTCAGCTTTCCAGCCATTTATCGTGCAGATTTTTTAATTTAAACAAGGTGAAGTTATTCTTTCACAAAACCGGATTTCACTTCACTCATATTCGGTAATTGGTGTGCAATCCCTTTGTGGCAGTCAATACAGGTTTTCCCTTCTTCTTCCGCTAATGCGTGCATTTTCGCCGCTACAGTTTTTTGTTGGGTAAAGTCCATATCCGTGAAATTGTGGCAATTACGACATTCTTGCGAATTATTGGCTTTCATTCTCGCCCATTCACGTTCTGCCATTTCAAGGCGTGCCGCTTCAAATTTCTCTTTGGTGTCAACATGACCCATTAAGTGCGAATAAACTTCGCCCGCGGCTTTAATTTTACGCGTCCATTTTGGAATAAACTCATGAGGAAGATGGCAATCAGCACAATCTGCTTTTACCCCACTGCGGTTCATATAATGCACAGAATGACGATATTCCGGCACCACATCATTCATATGGCAGCTAGAACAAAATTCTTCCGTATTCGTTTGTTCCAACGCGGTATTAAATCCGCCCCAGAATACAATCCCGGCAATGAACGAAAGTATAATTACAACGCCCACCGCCATGCGGCTTGGTTTTTTAAACCAATGCCAAAAGCGCTTAATAATATTGGGCTTTTTTTCTTGATTTGTCATAACGTATCCTTTTGATTATTTCCCGTAACCTTGTTCCGGTTTAAATTCATTTGGCACAATCGGATCCACATCAGATTGCGATACGTGGCATTGCAAGCAGAAATAACGACGTGGAGATGTGGAAGAATTCACATTTCCATCACGGTCGGCAAAATGCGTTGGGCTAATCCGTGTCGCACCGGTAACACGTGAATTTTCTACACTATGACAAGTTAAACATTGATTCACGTTTTTGGTCACCTGATAGTTTTTCACGCTGTGCGGTACCATCGGCGGCTGATTGACGTAATTTAACGCCGGTAATTCACTTTCTTTTGCCGGAGCATGGAAAGCTGGCGCCACATTTTCCGGAGAATCTTGCAAACTTTGCCCTACCGGTTGAACCTCTTTTGCTGTTTGTGCAACAACGGATGTGGCAAAAAGTGCGGTCAAAATTACGCCGATTATTGCAGATACCTTATTTTTCATCATGTTATCACTCCCCCGAATGATTAAATCTAGTAGTCAATGTAAATACTTTTTCAGCACAGACATCAATACAACGCCCGCAACTGATACAATCCTTTGAAAGTATAAGTAAACTTTCATTGTTTTTACCATGCAACGCCGGTCGAATCACTTGCGCTTCTGGGCAAACATTATAACAATCCATACAATTGTCACATTTACTGCGATCTGTAACTTTAATTCGCAGCAGCCCTTTCGCACCGATAATTCCGTAGCTGGCGCCAATCGGGCAAAGATGCCCGCACCAACCGTGTTCCACGATAAATAAATCAAATAAAAAAACAGCCAACACAAGCCATGTGGTCGCGCCAAAACCATAAATTAAGCCACGCCCTAATGCAGAAACCGGATTAATCCATTCCCACAACAACATCCCGCTCACCGCACTGCCGACTAAAATCATCAGCAATAAACCATAACGCAATCCGCGCGGTAATTTCGCACTTTGACGAATACCTAATTTGCGTCTTAACCAAGCTGCACAATCAGTAACAATGTTCAATGGACATACCCAAGCACAGAAAATGCGGCTGCCTACTAAGGCATAAAATACCACAATAATCAAGGCACCAATCAAAGTGGTCACCGTTGGTACATAACCTGTGACTAGACTTTCCGCAGTAATTAACGGATCACTTAGCGGGATCACATCCAAAAACAAACTACCTGAATAGTTGCCTTTTAAGATCCAAACCTGAAAATAAGGACCGGATAAAAACATCGCCAAAATCGCCAATTGGGTCAAACGACGCCAAAATAAAAAACGATTCGCGTGCCACCAGCCTAATTTTTCTCTTGCCTCACGTCCGGCATCTTTCGGTGCATTTGCCATTATTGCGCTCCTTCCGGTTTACGGGTCGGTAGACTAATAATGTCGTCCGGCGCCAAAGAATGTCCAGCTTTTGCCTTTTCTTCCCAGCCTAAACGATAATGATGCCCCAACATCCCTTTTGCCAATGCTAACGGTAACACCTTAATTGCCGCCTCATCCAACACGCAAGCCTCTTCGCATTTGCCGCAGCCGGTGCAATGCTCGGAATGTACCGTTGGAATAAACATCGCGTGTTTACCAGTACGAGAATTATGCTGCATTTCAAGGGTAATCGCTTTATCAATCACCGGACAAACCCGATAACACACATCACAACGCAACCCTTGCCAGTTCAAACAGGTTTCATGATCCAGCAACACAGCCAAGCCCATTTTGGCCTGCGTAATGTCCGTAGCTTGGTTATCCAATGCACCGGTCGGACAAGCCACCGCACAAGGAATATCCACACACATTTCACAAGGTTTGTCCCTTGCCACAAAATAAGGTGTCCCAGCTTCCAAAGGCGAAAGTAACGATGCCAAATGCAACATATCATAAGGACAAGCTTGAACACATTGCCCGCAACGAATGCACGCAGCAGAAAAATCTTTGTCATCCGACAACGCAAATGGAGGACGCAACGCCACACCTTCGCGCGCAAGACTTTGTTTTTGCTGCAAGCCAAGCAACAACCCGACGCCGGCAAGTCCGCCTGCGGTTCGGGTCGCTTCTTTTAAAAAGCGGCGACGTTCTGGTGTGACAACTGTTTTTTTCATGATTTTTTCACCGCACTTTTACGCCATAACAGGAAAAGTGCGGTCCTTTTTTGCATTATTTTTAGGCTTTTTCCACTTTTACCGCACATTTTTTGAAGTCGGTTTCTTTGGAAATCGGATCCGTGGCATCTAAAGTCAGATTATTTGCCAACTGTCCCGCATCAAAGAAAGTGGTATAAATCAAGCCAACCGGCACTTTATTACGTCCACGCGTATCCAAATAAGAAATCATTTCTCCACGACGAGAAATCACTTTTACTTTGTCGCCATGACGCAATCCGCGTTTTTTTGCATCCTCTGGATGCATCCACACCAAGTTGTTCGGGAAAGAACGGTGTAATTCAGGCACACGACGGGTCATCGAACCGGTATGCCAATGTTCAAGGACACGCCCAGTTGATAACCATAAATCATATTCCGCATCCGGCGCTTCTGCTGGTGGCTCATAAGGCACTGCCAAAATAATCGCGCGTTTATCCGGATAACCATAGAATGCGACTCCTTCACCTTCTTTCACATAAGGATCGTAACCTTCGCGATAACGCCATAAGGTTTCTTTATTTTCCACTACCGGCCAGCGTAAACCGCGCGCTTTATGATACAAATCAAATGGTGCCAAATCGTGTCCGTGACCGCGACCAAAGGCGGCATATTCTTCAAACAAGCCTTTTTGTAAGTAGAAACCGAAGTGGTAAGATTCGTCATTTAAACGTTTATCCAATTCATCCACGGAGAATTTATCCACTTGACCGTTTTTGTATAATACTTCAAACAGGGTTTTACCTTTATATTCTGGCGCCGCAGCAAGTACTTCTTCCGGCCAGACTTCATCGGTGGTGAAATATTTAGAGAATTCCACTAATTGCCACAAGTCAGATTTTGACTCGCCCGGTGCTTGAACTTGTTGGCGCCAGAATTGGGTACGACGCTCCGCGTTTCCGTATGCCCCCTCTTTTTCAACCCACATTGCTGTTGGCAACATCAAATCGGCAGATAACGCAGAAGCGGTTGGATATGGGTCAGAAACCACTACGAAATTGCGCTCATCACGCCAGCCCGGTAAACGTTCTTGGGTAATATTTGGACCCGCCTGCATATTGTTATTACACATAATCCAATAAGCATTTAAAGTTCCATCTTTTAATGCACGGTCTTGTGCGACTGCGTGTAAACCCAATTTAGTTTGGATAACGCCTTTCGGCAATTTCCACAATTTTTCAGCTGTTGCGACATGTTCTGGATTGGTAACCACTAAATCCGCCGGCAAACGGTGAATAAAAGTACCCACTTCACGCGCAGTACCGCAAGCAGAAGGCTGACCGGTTAATGAGAACGGTCCGCAACCCGGTAAAGAAATCTTACCAGTTAATAAATGAATGTTATAAATCAAATGGTTAGCCCATACACCGCGCGTGTGTTGGTTAAAGCCCATGGTCCAGAAAGAAACGATTTTTTTCTCCGGATCTGCATAAAGTTTGGCTAAACGCTCTAATTGATCTTTTGGCACGCCGGAAATTTCATGCGCTTTATCCAAGGTATAAGGCGCCACTAATTTTTTGAATTCCTCAAAATCACTGTCGTGCATTTTACCGGAAGTTTTTACGTTTTTCGCCGCTTGCTCTAACGGATGTTCCGGACGCAATCCATAACCAATATCAGTTTCACCCCGTTTAAATTTAGTATGTTTACTGATGAAATCTTGGTTAATTGCATTATGTTCAATCAAATAATTCGCAATATAGTTCAAAATCGCCAAATCACTTTGTGGTGTGAAAATAATCCCTAAATCGGCTAATTCAAAAGAACGATGTTCAAATGTCGATAACACGTTAACAGTCACTTTATCCGGATTGGAAAGACGACGATCGGAAATACGTGACCACAAAATCGGGTGCATTTCCGCCATATTTGAACCCCAAAGTACGAAAGCATCGGCTTGTTCAATATCATTGTAGCAACCCATTGGCTCATCCATACCAAAGGTACGCATGAAAGCCACTGCTGCAGATGCCATACAGTGACGCGCATTCGGGTCGATATTGTTAGAGCGCAAACCTGCTTTAAATAATTTAGATTTTGCCACGCCCTCAAAAATCGTCGATTGACCGGAGGTAAACATCCCTACCCCATTCGGCCCTTGTTCTTTCAACGCTTTTTTGAATTTTTCCGCCATGGTAGAAAACGCGACATCCCAAGATACTGGCGTAAATTCCCCATTCTTATCATATTTACCGTCTTTCATACGCAACATCGGCTGCGTCAAACGGTCTTTACCGTACATAATTTTTGGTAAAAAATAGCCTTTAATACAGTTCAAACCACGGTTTACTTCAGCATCCGGATCCCCTTGTGATGCTACAACGCGACCGTCGCGAACACCAACTAATACGCCACAACCGGTACCGCAGAAACGACAAACGGTTTTATCCCATTTAATCGAATCTTCAGCCGCCATCACGTTTTTCACCGGAATCGTTAATCCGGCAACCGTTGCTGCCGCCGCGGCAGCATTGGCTTTCATAAACTCCCTACGACTTAACTCCATTGTGTTCCCCCTCGTTTAAGTCATTGATTAATTTTGTGTAAACTGTTCATCCTGTTCGTGATAAACCAATGAAACATCTATCACGCCCTCAATATGACGAATATTTTCCATATGGTCTAACAACAAGCGATGATGATGAGATTGCATCACCACCACTAATTTTCCAATTTCATGATCAGCAGCAGGAATTTCCGTGTGCGGAATTGCCAAAAGTGCGGTCTGAATTTGCTCGATTTTTTCAGGCTTTACCTGTACGATTAAGCCACAAACGTGCCAATCTTTTGCATTTTCCATGCTAATTTCTTGTTCCTGCATTACGTTGTTCCTTTAATTTCTTCCGCCTCATGACGAATTTTTATCGCACTCACTGGACAACTTTGAAGACAGCCGCCGCAACCATTACACTTTTCCAACTGCAAAGTAGGTCTAGCAACACCACCTAACGTACGCTGAAAACGGATAGCTTGCGTAGCACAATAATCTTCACAACTGCGACATTCCACTTGTTGCTGTGCCAAACAGTTTGCGCCGATTTCAATTTTATGCTGCCATGCCGGCGTTTGTACGTCACGAAAAATCGGTTGCTGACAAACCTGTACGCATTGCTGGCAAAAGGTACATTCTCCGCGGCTAAACTGCACTTCCGGAAAACCGCCCTCGCCTTTTATCAGAATTTGCGTTTCACACTGGCTCACACAATCGCCACACCGAGTACAATATTGTAAAAAGATGTCTTCCGCTTGCGCCCAAGGTGGTCTAATACCTTGAAAACCTTGCGTTTTTGTTTTTTCTGATTGCAATGAGGTTAAAAATTCTCCGCGTAAAAACCGTCGGCGCGGTAAATTGGTTTCCGCCATAATAAACTGATCCGCTAAGCCAATTTGTTACTTTTTTGAGCGTATTATTTTCCAGGTGAATAATCCACTTTTTAATCCCCTAAAAGGAGTATTTGCATGAGAAAAAGCCGATTTATTGCGTTAGATCAATTTCTATTCACCAGTAATCGCGCCACTGCCTGCAAAATCATCAGTAAAACACTAAAAGTGCGGTGCTTTTTTTGTTAGAATGCCCAAAATTATATGATTTGGTGAGGTCGCCTTTGGCTGAAAAAAAACTGTCTGTATCCACAAAAATTGCTCATTATCTCTTGAGCATTATCGTTTTTGCTGCCTGTATTAGTTTGCTTAGTTTGGGCATTATGTTGAGCAATAAATCTGACGCAGAATTGATCAACGTATCCGGCTCGCTGCGTATGCAAACCTACCGCTTGCTCTATGTCATTGAGCATCGCCCACAAAATGTGGAATTTCATTTAAGACAATATCGCTTAAGTTTGCATTCCTCCCCCTTAACCGAAATTAACCATCAATCCTTTGTGCCGGCGGATGTAAAACAAGCCTATCGAGAATTAATCAAACGTTGGCAAGGCATGGAAAGCTATGCACGCCAAGGCGATTATGCCTCCTATCGTCAAGAAGTGACAAGTTATGTGGATCAAGTGGATCGCTTCGTCAATACCCTTCAGGCATTTGCTGAGAAAAAACTCAATATCGCGGTATTGACCATTCTTTTTTCGATGTTACTGATTGTTGGATTAGTTTCTTATGTGATTTGGTTTACGCGTAAACAAGTCGTACAACCCTTAGAAAAACTCGCGATCGCCAGTGCGCAAGTACAATTCGGGCAGTTCAATCATATCCCGCTGGATACGCAAAAAAATAATGAAATTGGACGCTTATCATTGGTATTTACCCAAATGGCAAGCGAATTAAGCAAGCTATATTCGCAATTGGAAGATAAGGTCAACGAAAAAACACAGAAACTTAGCCAACTCAACCGGGCGCTATCTACCCTATATCAAGCCTCGCAATTGTTGAGTAATAACAACCTGACGCCAACATTGTTGCAACAAGTGCTAAAACACATTCAAGTAAATGAACACTTACGTTATCTTGAATTAAATGTGTATGATTCCGAATGGTACATTGGTTTAGGAGAAAAACCGCAGGAAGAACTACAACACATTGACTTATCTGCTAAAAATGAAATTTTAGGGAAATTATCTTGGCAAGCCGGGCTGCCTTGCCCTGATTTACGCTCCATGCAAAATTTTGCGCAAATGATAAGCCGCGCCTTGTATTTCAACCACACTCAACGACAACAACAACAATTATTATTAATGGAAGAACGTTCAATTATCGCCCGCGAATTGCACGATTCGTTAGCGCAAGTGTTATCCTATTTACAAATTCAGCTCACCTTGCTTAAACATAATTTAAACCAATCGCCAATGGAATCAACACCAAAAAGTTTGGCGATCATCGCTGATTTTGAACAAGCACTCAGCGCAGGTTATGTGCAATTACGCGAATTATTGGCGACTTTCCGCTTGACCATCCA
This portion of the [Pasteurella] aerogenes genome encodes:
- the napB gene encoding diheme cytochrome c NapB; protein product: MMKNKVSAIIGVILTALFATSVVAQTAKEVQPVGQSLQDSPENVAPAFHAPAKESELPALNYVNQPPMVPHSVKNYQVTKNVNQCLTCHSVENSRVTGATRISPTHFADRDGNVNSSTSPRRYFCLQCHVSQSDVDPIVPNEFKPEQGYGK
- the napD gene encoding protein NapD gives rise to the protein MQEQEISMENAKDWHVCGLIVQVKPEKIEQIQTALLAIPHTEIPAADHEIGKLVVVMQSHHHRLLLDHMENIRHIEGVIDVSLVYHEQDEQFTQN
- the napF gene encoding ferredoxin-type protein NapF; translation: MAETNLPRRRFLRGEFLTSLQSEKTKTQGFQGIRPPWAQAEDIFLQYCTRCGDCVSQCETQILIKGEGGFPEVQFSRGECTFCQQCVQVCQQPIFRDVQTPAWQHKIEIGANCLAQQQVECRSCEDYCATQAIRFQRTLGGVARPTLQLEKCNGCGGCLQSCPVSAIKIRHEAEEIKGTT
- the napG gene encoding ferredoxin-type protein NapG, with translation MKKTVVTPERRRFLKEATRTAGGLAGVGLLLGLQQKQSLAREGVALRPPFALSDDKDFSAACIRCGQCVQACPYDMLHLASLLSPLEAGTPYFVARDKPCEMCVDIPCAVACPTGALDNQATDITQAKMGLAVLLDHETCLNWQGLRCDVCYRVCPVIDKAITLEMQHNSRTGKHAMFIPTVHSEHCTGCGKCEEACVLDEAAIKVLPLALAKGMLGHHYRLGWEEKAKAGHSLAPDDIISLPTRKPEGAQ
- the napH gene encoding ferredoxin-type protein NapH gives rise to the protein MANAPKDAGREAREKLGWWHANRFLFWRRLTQLAILAMFLSGPYFQVWILKGNYSGSLFLDVIPLSDPLITAESLVTGYVPTVTTLIGALIIVVFYALVGSRIFCAWVCPLNIVTDCAAWLRRKLGIRQSAKLPRGLRYGLLLMILVGSAVSGMLLWEWINPVSALGRGLIYGFGATTWLVLAVFLFDLFIVEHGWCGHLCPIGASYGIIGAKGLLRIKVTDRSKCDNCMDCYNVCPEAQVIRPALHGKNNESLLILSKDCISCGRCIDVCAEKVFTLTTRFNHSGE
- the napA gene encoding nitrate reductase — its product is MELSRREFMKANAAAAAATVAGLTIPVKNVMAAEDSIKWDKTVCRFCGTGCGVLVGVRDGRVVASQGDPDAEVNRGLNCIKGYFLPKIMYGKDRLTQPMLRMKDGKYDKNGEFTPVSWDVAFSTMAEKFKKALKEQGPNGVGMFTSGQSTIFEGVAKSKLFKAGLRSNNIDPNARHCMASAAVAFMRTFGMDEPMGCYNDIEQADAFVLWGSNMAEMHPILWSRISDRRLSNPDKVTVNVLSTFEHRSFELADLGIIFTPQSDLAILNYIANYLIEHNAINQDFISKHTKFKRGETDIGYGLRPEHPLEQAAKNVKTSGKMHDSDFEEFKKLVAPYTLDKAHEISGVPKDQLERLAKLYADPEKKIVSFWTMGFNQHTRGVWANHLIYNIHLLTGKISLPGCGPFSLTGQPSACGTAREVGTFIHRLPADLVVTNPEHVATAEKLWKLPKGVIQTKLGLHAVAQDRALKDGTLNAYWIMCNNNMQAGPNITQERLPGWRDERNFVVVSDPYPTASALSADLMLPTAMWVEKEGAYGNAERRTQFWRQQVQAPGESKSDLWQLVEFSKYFTTDEVWPEEVLAAAPEYKGKTLFEVLYKNGQVDKFSVDELDKRLNDESYHFGFYLQKGLFEEYAAFGRGHGHDLAPFDLYHKARGLRWPVVENKETLWRYREGYDPYVKEGEGVAFYGYPDKRAIILAVPYEPPAEAPDAEYDLWLSTGRVLEHWHTGSMTRRVPELHRSFPNNLVWMHPEDAKKRGLRHGDKVKVISRRGEMISYLDTRGRNKVPVGLIYTTFFDAGQLANNLTLDATDPISKETDFKKCAVKVEKA
- a CDS encoding putative transmembrane protein, producing the protein MLSKEYKPLYFIDLLILAAILFHAPIISSFYYFSELQQAGLAAPENLEFSETDNYSSILLELSTLFLALLYLLLRKFQFTQLPFTFNKNTLLITLALILLSGTICHLIAYTFSPEILTEPTVTDSTFFESAIPTETESENLWGYFSLSLILFALLNGFYEEIFFLGLTFCVEKKWLPYALIFALIVRFAFHTYQGLFSATIVSIFGVLLTLLRFKIRNLVPFMLAHSFFDVFGLGLPLWLFE
- the narQ gene encoding sensor protein NarQ, with the protein product MAEKKLSVSTKIAHYLLSIIVFAACISLLSLGIMLSNKSDAELINVSGSLRMQTYRLLYVIEHRPQNVEFHLRQYRLSLHSSPLTEINHQSFVPADVKQAYRELIKRWQGMESYARQGDYASYRQEVTSYVDQVDRFVNTLQAFAEKKLNIAVLTILFSMLLIVGLVSYVIWFTRKQVVQPLEKLAIASAQVQFGQFNHIPLDTQKNNEIGRLSLVFTQMASELSKLYSQLEDKVNEKTQKLSQLNRALSTLYQASQLLSNNNLTPTLLQQVLKHIQVNEHLRYLELNVYDSEWYIGLGEKPQEELQHIDLSAKNEILGKLSWQAGLPCPDLRSMQNFAQMISRALYFNHTQRQQQQLLLMEERSIIARELHDSLAQVLSYLQIQLTLLKHNLNQSPMESTPKSLAIIADFEQALSAGYVQLRELLATFRLTIQEANLKLALEQVIDSLRNQTDMTMTLSCSLPSQTFNAQQLVHVLQIVREATLNAIKHSQGSRIDVLAYMNPEGEYELAVRDNGVGIPNLQEPEGHYGLNIMSERSHQLNATLHIQRLAQGGTEVKLTLPNTLQQG
- the napC gene encoding cytochrome c-type protein NapC is translated as MTNQEKKPNIIKRFWHWFKKPSRMAVGVVIILSFIAGIVFWGGFNTALEQTNTEEFCSSCHMNDVVPEYRHSVHYMNRSGVKADCADCHLPHEFIPKWTRKIKAAGEVYSHLMGHVDTKEKFEAARLEMAEREWARMKANNSQECRNCHNFTDMDFTQQKTVAAKMHALAEEEGKTCIDCHKGIAHQLPNMSEVKSGFVKE